A stretch of Bordetella genomosp. 13 DNA encodes these proteins:
- a CDS encoding enoyl-CoA hydratase/isomerase family protein, which produces MIPAFPACHTLLFESDGAIATLTLNRAESMNAVNVAMAQDLQRAAQFIETQPELRVVVVRGAGRAFCAGGDIAMFQHEPAEVRATLLDLFTPLNDFIARIARMDKLWLADAHGMAAGAGLSLVLACDLAIADDDTRFMTAYLKLGATPDAGMTHSLMQALGPRRALDLLLRTEPFSAREALDWGLLTRLAPTGQGRASAEAYARELAAHAPHGIAAAKSLLRHAAHASLETQLADETSTFLRTVQRDDFAEGVRAFREKRPARFTGT; this is translated from the coding sequence ATGATCCCTGCTTTTCCGGCCTGCCACACACTGCTGTTCGAGTCCGACGGCGCCATCGCCACGCTCACGCTGAATCGCGCCGAGTCGATGAACGCGGTGAACGTGGCGATGGCGCAAGACCTGCAGCGCGCCGCGCAATTCATCGAAACGCAACCCGAGCTGCGCGTGGTCGTGGTGCGCGGCGCGGGCCGGGCATTCTGCGCGGGCGGCGACATCGCCATGTTCCAGCACGAGCCCGCCGAGGTACGCGCCACGCTGCTCGATCTGTTCACGCCGCTCAACGATTTCATCGCCCGCATCGCACGCATGGACAAGCTCTGGCTTGCCGACGCACACGGCATGGCCGCGGGCGCGGGTCTGTCGCTGGTGCTGGCATGCGACCTGGCCATCGCGGATGACGACACCCGTTTCATGACCGCCTACCTGAAGCTGGGCGCCACGCCCGATGCGGGTATGACGCATAGCCTGATGCAGGCACTGGGACCGCGGCGCGCGCTCGACCTGCTGCTGCGGACCGAACCCTTCTCTGCCCGCGAGGCGTTGGACTGGGGCCTGCTGACCCGCCTGGCCCCCACGGGCCAGGGGCGCGCATCGGCCGAGGCTTATGCGCGGGAGCTTGCCGCGCACGCGCCCCATGGCATCGCCGCGGCCAAGTCGCTGTTGCGGCATGCCGCACACGCCAGCCTGGAAACGCAACTGGCCGACGAAACGTCCACGTTCCTGCGGACGGTGCAGCGCGACGATTTCGCAGAAGGCGTGCGCGCCTTCCGCGAGAAGCGCCCGGCGCGCTTCACCGGGACCTGA
- the fdx gene encoding ISC system 2Fe-2S type ferredoxin, protein MPKLTVLPHPDVCPEGAVIEDAPKGVSICRVLLDNHIDIEHACELSCACTTCHVVVRQGFSSLEDASDSEEDLLDRAWGLTSTSRLSCQAKIADQDLTVEIPKYTINHAKEAH, encoded by the coding sequence ATGCCCAAGCTGACCGTATTGCCTCACCCCGACGTCTGCCCCGAGGGCGCAGTCATCGAAGACGCGCCCAAGGGCGTATCCATCTGCCGCGTGCTGCTGGACAACCACATCGATATCGAGCACGCGTGCGAGTTGTCCTGTGCCTGCACGACGTGCCATGTGGTCGTGCGGCAGGGCTTTTCATCGCTCGAAGACGCTTCCGACAGCGAAGAAGACCTGCTGGACCGCGCCTGGGGCCTGACCTCCACGTCGCGGCTGTCCTGCCAGGCGAAGATCGCCGACCAGGACCTGACGGTCGAGATTCCGAAGTACACCATCAATCACGCCAAAGAGGCGCACTGA
- a CDS encoding ABC transporter ATP-binding protein, translated as MLEVEGVTLAFGGVKALTDVGFRVDAGTITTVIGPNGAGKTSLFNTISGFYRPAAGRVRFMGQDITRLHAPQRARLGLARSFQNIALFRGMTVLDNIKLGRHAHLRCNVFDALLYVGRARREEMALRADIEERIIDFLEIDHIRHAPVAALSYGLQKRVELARALAMQPKVLMLDEPVAGMNREETEDMARFILDARAEWGLTVLMVEHDMGMVMDLSDHVVVLNFGQVIADGTPAQVQADPEVIKAYLGAGDVGELRRRLREAA; from the coding sequence CTGTTGGAGGTGGAGGGGGTCACGCTGGCGTTCGGCGGCGTCAAGGCGCTGACCGACGTGGGATTTCGCGTCGACGCCGGCACCATCACCACGGTCATCGGCCCCAATGGCGCGGGCAAGACGTCGCTGTTCAACACCATATCGGGCTTCTACCGGCCCGCCGCGGGGCGCGTCCGCTTCATGGGGCAGGACATCACCCGCCTGCACGCGCCGCAGCGCGCGCGGCTGGGCCTGGCGCGCAGCTTCCAGAACATCGCGCTGTTCCGCGGCATGACCGTGCTGGACAACATCAAGCTGGGACGGCATGCGCACCTGCGCTGCAACGTGTTCGATGCCCTGCTGTACGTGGGGCGTGCACGGCGCGAAGAAATGGCGCTGCGCGCGGACATCGAAGAGCGCATCATCGACTTCCTCGAGATAGACCACATCCGACATGCGCCGGTCGCCGCGCTGTCGTATGGCCTGCAGAAGCGTGTGGAGCTGGCCCGCGCGCTGGCCATGCAGCCCAAGGTGCTGATGCTGGACGAGCCGGTGGCCGGCATGAACCGCGAGGAAACCGAGGACATGGCGCGCTTCATCCTGGATGCGCGGGCGGAGTGGGGCCTGACCGTGCTGATGGTGGAGCACGACATGGGCATGGTGATGGACCTGTCCGACCACGTGGTGGTGCTGAACTTCGGACAGGTCATAGCCGACGGCACGCCGGCGCAGGTGCAGGCTGATCCGGAAGTCATCAAGGCCTACCTGGGAGCGGGCGATGTCGGCGAACTGCGACGGCGCCTGCGGGAGGCGGCCTGA
- a CDS encoding branched-chain amino acid ABC transporter permease: protein MDLLFLLEVTLAGLGSGGLYALAALAFVIVYKATRVVNIAIGEFLMLGAYIFYAFAASMEWPFWAAILGAVALSGVLGAVVERLAIRPMLGEPPISVFMVTVGLASILVGAVELIWTADQRRLPEFMPRSPVMVGEAFVAPKVFYGFWVAVALVLLVLAVFRWWRGGVALRATASDQGAAYAMGINVPRVFSLSWVAAGAMAAVSGVIVGAIGGISSSMGVFGLSVLVVVIVGGLDSVAGALVGGVFIGLLEAWAGAYLGGEYKLLATFLVLVAVLMLRPYGLFGTREIERL from the coding sequence ATGGACCTGCTGTTCCTGCTCGAAGTCACGCTGGCAGGCCTGGGCAGCGGCGGCCTGTACGCGCTGGCGGCGCTGGCCTTCGTCATCGTCTACAAGGCCACGCGAGTGGTGAACATCGCCATCGGCGAGTTCCTGATGCTGGGGGCCTACATTTTCTATGCCTTCGCGGCCAGCATGGAATGGCCCTTCTGGGCCGCCATCCTGGGCGCCGTGGCGCTGTCGGGCGTGCTGGGCGCGGTGGTCGAGCGCCTGGCCATCCGCCCCATGCTCGGAGAGCCGCCGATATCGGTGTTCATGGTGACTGTCGGCCTGGCCTCCATCCTGGTGGGCGCCGTGGAACTGATCTGGACGGCGGACCAGCGGCGGCTGCCCGAATTCATGCCGCGCTCCCCCGTGATGGTGGGCGAGGCCTTCGTCGCGCCCAAGGTCTTCTACGGCTTCTGGGTGGCGGTGGCGCTGGTGCTGCTGGTGCTGGCTGTGTTTCGCTGGTGGCGGGGCGGCGTGGCGCTGCGCGCCACCGCATCCGACCAGGGCGCGGCCTATGCCATGGGCATCAATGTGCCGCGCGTGTTCTCGCTGTCCTGGGTGGCGGCCGGCGCGATGGCCGCCGTCTCGGGCGTGATCGTGGGCGCCATCGGCGGCATCTCCTCGTCCATGGGCGTGTTCGGGCTGTCCGTGCTGGTGGTGGTGATCGTGGGCGGGCTCGACAGCGTGGCCGGCGCGCTGGTGGGCGGCGTCTTCATCGGCTTGCTCGAGGCGTGGGCTGGCGCCTACCTGGGCGGCGAATACAAACTGCTGGCCACATTCCTGGTGCTGGTGGCGGTGCTGATGCTGCGGCCGTACGGGCTGTTCGGCACGCGCGAAATCGAGAGGCTCTGA
- a CDS encoding ABC transporter ATP-binding protein: protein MLDINNIEVVYNKAVQVLRGLSLAVPAGSIVALLGSNGAGKSTTLKAVSRLLELEDGELVRGAIRFDGRDTAGARPQNLVRAGLAHVMEGRRVFEDLTVEENLIAATYALAGRSAAPADFDVVYGYFPRLHERRRGLAGYLSGGEQQMLAIGRALVAQPKLMLLDEPSLGLSPMLVESIFSIIARINAEQGVSMLLVEQNASVALAVAHYGYIMETGKVVIDGSAQRLAADPDVREFYLGVGGAGEARGYRDIKHYKRRKRWLS from the coding sequence GTGCTCGACATCAACAACATCGAGGTGGTCTACAACAAGGCGGTGCAGGTGCTGCGCGGCCTGTCGCTGGCGGTGCCGGCCGGCAGCATCGTGGCGCTGCTGGGCAGCAACGGCGCCGGCAAGTCCACCACGCTGAAGGCTGTGTCGCGCCTGCTCGAACTCGAGGACGGCGAACTGGTGCGCGGCGCCATCCGCTTCGACGGGCGCGACACCGCGGGCGCCCGACCGCAGAACCTGGTGCGCGCGGGCCTGGCGCACGTGATGGAGGGCCGCAGGGTGTTCGAGGACCTGACGGTGGAAGAGAACCTGATCGCCGCCACCTATGCGCTCGCCGGACGGTCCGCGGCGCCGGCGGATTTCGACGTGGTCTACGGCTACTTTCCGCGACTGCACGAGCGACGCCGCGGCCTGGCGGGCTACCTGTCGGGCGGCGAGCAGCAGATGCTGGCCATCGGCCGCGCGCTGGTCGCCCAGCCCAAGCTGATGCTGCTGGACGAGCCCTCGCTGGGGCTGTCGCCCATGCTGGTCGAGAGCATTTTCTCCATCATCGCCCGCATCAACGCGGAGCAGGGCGTGTCGATGCTGCTGGTGGAACAGAACGCGTCGGTGGCGCTGGCCGTGGCGCACTACGGCTACATCATGGAGACCGGCAAGGTGGTGATCGACGGCAGCGCGCAACGGCTGGCCGCCGATCCGGACGTGCGCGAGTTCTACCTGGGCGTGGGCGGAGCCGGCGAGGCGCGCGGCTATCGCGACATCAAGCACTACAAGCGGCGCAAGCGGTGGCTGTCATGA
- a CDS encoding ABC transporter substrate-binding protein yields the protein MKRIRAGSGVSRLLAALGMAAALAAPAAYAQSQAQAQELVLGGSIPMSGVFAFAGQGIHAGITDYVKVINEQGGIKGRKLRYVPEDTAYKVDASVAAFKKITSQNKVDFYYGDSTGFSKTINAELNRAGTILMTGASFATELNDPAKYPAQFMLGPDYTEMFGILLRYIAKEQPGAKVAFVYSDTEFGRDPIASSRAVAEKLGLKVAAEIMTPPGSVDVSTEVIKLRRVDPDYTIFHGYVLAPIPEFVGQGKRMGLKTRYMGTFWTMDNSTVMQMGEDAEGFMGVMPYRYYYDEAADAPMLKKIRELRPQYQSTGYMQGFLAAMLFSEVAKRTLDAGKELNAANMKAALEGIKDFDTGGLIGVPISIKGNSIPVGRVYRADAKQKKMVPASDWIVLR from the coding sequence ATGAAGCGCATCCGGGCAGGTAGCGGTGTATCGAGGTTGCTGGCCGCGCTGGGGATGGCGGCCGCGCTGGCGGCGCCGGCCGCCTACGCGCAGTCGCAGGCGCAGGCGCAGGAACTTGTGCTGGGCGGCTCCATTCCGATGAGCGGCGTGTTCGCGTTCGCGGGACAGGGCATCCACGCGGGCATCACCGACTACGTCAAGGTGATCAACGAGCAGGGCGGGATCAAGGGCCGCAAGCTGCGCTACGTGCCCGAGGACACGGCCTACAAGGTGGACGCGTCGGTGGCGGCCTTCAAGAAGATCACCAGCCAGAACAAGGTGGACTTCTACTACGGCGATTCCACCGGGTTCTCGAAGACGATCAATGCCGAGCTGAACCGGGCCGGCACCATCCTGATGACGGGCGCCTCGTTCGCCACCGAGCTGAACGATCCCGCCAAATATCCGGCGCAGTTCATGCTGGGTCCCGACTACACCGAGATGTTCGGCATCCTGCTGCGCTACATCGCCAAGGAGCAGCCGGGCGCCAAGGTGGCGTTCGTCTATTCCGATACCGAGTTCGGCCGCGACCCCATCGCCAGTTCCCGCGCCGTGGCCGAGAAGCTCGGGCTGAAGGTGGCCGCCGAGATCATGACGCCGCCGGGCAGCGTGGACGTATCCACCGAGGTGATCAAGCTGCGCCGGGTGGATCCCGACTACACCATCTTCCACGGCTACGTGCTGGCGCCCATCCCGGAGTTCGTGGGGCAGGGCAAGCGCATGGGATTGAAGACGCGCTACATGGGCACGTTCTGGACCATGGACAACTCCACCGTGATGCAGATGGGCGAGGATGCGGAAGGGTTCATGGGCGTGATGCCTTATCGCTATTACTACGACGAGGCCGCCGATGCGCCCATGCTGAAGAAGATCCGCGAGTTGCGGCCACAGTACCAGAGCACGGGCTATATGCAGGGCTTCCTGGCGGCGATGCTGTTCTCGGAGGTCGCCAAGCGCACGCTGGACGCCGGCAAGGAACTGAACGCGGCCAACATGAAGGCGGCTTTGGAAGGCATCAAGGACTTCGACACGGGCGGGCTGATCGGCGTGCCGATCTCCATCAAGGGCAATTCCATTCCGGTGGGGCGCGTGTATCGGGCCGACGCAAAGCAGAAGAAGATGGTGCCCGCCTCCGACTGGATCGTGCTGCGGTGA
- a CDS encoding methylglyoxal synthase, producing MTARLRFGLAVNRLHHETADAALFDWLRASGAGIRELGMELHTVGRTFDAIQREQMLQGYRGLIRYPYGREGGLMKLVARVTEGRDGAEPFDGAIYLIDPVDPSSIFPEALALKRQCITHGRPFVSTLAGAIEWVEVERVLAGLTPDPAVSRHFDFGRQTLALIAHDALKDEMVAFAADHFDLLSRFSRRVATGTTGGLLNDLAWSRGWPADRPWVHRYLSGPLGGDAQIAELVLEQQCQRVVFFEDPHVARQHEADIQLLERAVRVVTAQATCATSPAVARRWAVAAAQRAASHG from the coding sequence ATGACTGCTCGCCTGCGTTTCGGACTTGCCGTGAACCGCCTGCACCACGAGACGGCCGACGCCGCGCTGTTCGACTGGCTGCGCGCCAGCGGCGCCGGCATCCGTGAACTGGGCATGGAGCTGCACACGGTGGGACGTACCTTCGACGCCATCCAGCGCGAACAGATGCTGCAGGGCTATCGCGGGCTGATCCGCTATCCCTATGGCCGCGAGGGCGGGTTGATGAAGCTGGTGGCCCGCGTGACAGAAGGGCGGGACGGCGCCGAACCTTTCGATGGGGCCATCTACCTCATCGATCCCGTCGATCCTTCGTCCATATTCCCCGAGGCCCTGGCGTTGAAGCGCCAGTGCATCACGCACGGCCGGCCGTTCGTGTCGACGTTGGCGGGCGCCATCGAATGGGTGGAGGTGGAGCGCGTGCTGGCCGGACTGACGCCAGATCCCGCCGTGTCGCGCCATTTCGACTTCGGCCGCCAGACGCTGGCGCTGATCGCGCACGACGCGCTGAAGGACGAGATGGTGGCGTTCGCCGCCGACCATTTCGACCTGCTGTCGCGCTTTTCGCGGCGCGTGGCGACGGGCACCACCGGCGGCCTGCTGAACGACCTGGCGTGGTCGCGCGGCTGGCCCGCCGACCGGCCGTGGGTACATCGCTATCTGAGCGGGCCCCTGGGCGGCGATGCGCAGATAGCCGAACTGGTGCTGGAGCAGCAGTGCCAGCGCGTGGTGTTTTTCGAGGACCCGCACGTGGCGCGGCAGCACGAGGCCGACATCCAGCTGCTGGAGCGCGCCGTGCGCGTGGTCACGGCGCAGGCCACGTGCGCGACCTCGCCCGCGGTGGCCAGGCGCTGGGCTGTCGCCGCGGCGCAGCGTGCCGCCAGCCATGGATAG
- a CDS encoding branched-chain amino acid ABC transporter permease, producing the protein MRIATAKQTYLADEALFDTRTQHVWLALLVAGLVLFPFFANAYWLYLACLVSINVASATGLNILTGYTGLVSLGQAAFMGLGAYTVAVLETRLGTPLLLNLLAAGAVAMGGGLLVGIPSLRVKGLYLAIATIAASFIAHFIFANWEFTGGTNGLQVPPARVLGVPLDTSFRIYWLIVPVTALMVLGAANLFRTRVGRAFIAIRDRDISAEVLGIRLLRYKLLSFGLSSFYAGVAGGMWAYFFRVVTPESFPLIMSIFFLAAIIVGGMGSILGGILGAVFMTMVPEFLKLVVDWLPVGGDALRLISPIRTIVFGLLIVVFLIFEPHGLAEMWRRTRRYFHLWPFRT; encoded by the coding sequence ATGCGCATCGCGACCGCGAAGCAGACCTACCTGGCCGACGAGGCGCTGTTCGACACACGCACCCAGCACGTATGGCTGGCGCTGCTCGTGGCCGGCCTGGTGCTGTTTCCGTTCTTCGCCAATGCGTACTGGCTATACCTGGCTTGCCTGGTCTCCATCAACGTCGCCAGCGCGACGGGGCTGAACATCCTGACGGGTTATACCGGGCTGGTCAGCCTGGGACAGGCCGCCTTCATGGGGCTGGGCGCGTACACCGTCGCGGTGCTGGAGACGCGGCTGGGCACGCCGCTGCTGCTGAACCTGCTGGCCGCCGGTGCGGTGGCCATGGGGGGCGGGCTGCTGGTGGGCATACCGTCGCTGCGCGTGAAGGGACTGTATCTGGCCATCGCCACCATCGCGGCCTCGTTCATCGCGCACTTCATCTTCGCCAACTGGGAATTCACCGGCGGCACCAACGGGCTGCAGGTGCCGCCCGCACGGGTGCTGGGCGTGCCCCTGGACACGTCGTTCCGGATCTATTGGCTGATCGTGCCCGTGACGGCGCTGATGGTGCTGGGCGCCGCCAACCTGTTCCGCACGCGCGTGGGCCGGGCCTTCATCGCGATTCGCGACCGGGACATCTCGGCCGAGGTGCTGGGCATACGGCTGCTGCGCTACAAGCTGCTGTCCTTCGGGCTGTCGTCGTTCTATGCCGGGGTGGCGGGCGGGATGTGGGCGTATTTCTTCCGCGTGGTCACGCCGGAGAGCTTCCCGCTGATCATGTCGATCTTCTTCCTGGCGGCCATCATCGTGGGCGGCATGGGCTCCATCCTGGGCGGGATACTGGGCGCGGTCTTCATGACCATGGTGCCCGAGTTCCTGAAGCTGGTGGTGGACTGGCTGCCCGTGGGCGGCGATGCGCTGCGGCTGATATCGCCGATCCGCACCATCGTGTTCGGCCTGTTGATCGTGGTCTTTCTGATCTTCGAGCCGCATGGGCTCGCGGAAATGTGGCGGCGCACGCGCCGCTATTTTCACCTCTGGCCATTTCGCACTTAG
- a CDS encoding AMP-dependent synthetase/ligase, which translates to MKQPAESAAGQGWPALTLVQMLREQARRRPAAIAIRQKDFGIWQPLTWDGYWTRARRVGLGLAALGLAPGGRVAIISENRVEWLLAQMGAGAVGAVPVGVYSTSPAAEMGYVLEHADVELAVCEDQEQTDKVLQVAARLPRLRRIVVMETKGLRSYPSQQRALLVTYAELEAEGARREAAQLAALDAALDAQSLDEVGLMIYTSGSTGKPKGAMITYRNMRGVAPGIAERLDMDAATVHLSYLPLCHVAEQMLSTFVPVYLGSQVNFGESIRTVQEDLREVAPTVFLGVPRIWEKLHAAISIKMQEAGRPQQWLYRRCMAACAPFHEKSPRQRSLRERLVYACCYWVMLRALQNFIGLRRVRTAMTGAAPISPEVVRYFRTLGVPLLEVYGLTESTGMVFGQHPDRVKVGTVGESIAGVQWRVGAKGELQIRGDMVFAGYYKNPEASADTVRGGWLHTGDVVAEQDGRVRIVDRLKDIMITAGGKNLTPSEIENAVKGSPYIKECIVIADGRRYVTALIQLEYDTVGKWAESRGIAFTHFRSLAEHARVRELVQDEVARANAGLAPVAQIKRFHLLTKELDHDDGEVTATMKVRRASIYQAYATEIESLYREAAA; encoded by the coding sequence ATGAAACAGCCAGCCGAGAGCGCCGCCGGGCAGGGCTGGCCCGCGCTTACGCTGGTGCAGATGCTGCGCGAGCAGGCAAGGCGCCGGCCGGCCGCCATTGCCATCCGGCAGAAGGACTTCGGCATCTGGCAGCCGCTTACCTGGGATGGCTACTGGACGCGTGCACGCCGCGTGGGGCTGGGCCTGGCGGCGCTGGGGCTGGCGCCCGGAGGCCGGGTCGCCATCATCTCGGAAAACCGCGTCGAGTGGCTGCTGGCGCAGATGGGGGCGGGCGCCGTGGGCGCCGTGCCGGTCGGGGTGTACTCGACCAGCCCGGCGGCCGAGATGGGCTACGTGCTGGAACATGCCGACGTGGAGCTGGCGGTGTGCGAGGATCAGGAGCAGACCGACAAGGTACTGCAGGTGGCGGCGCGCCTGCCTCGGCTGCGCAGGATCGTGGTGATGGAAACCAAGGGACTGCGCTCGTATCCGTCGCAGCAGCGCGCGCTGCTGGTCACCTACGCCGAACTCGAGGCCGAGGGCGCGCGGCGCGAGGCCGCGCAACTGGCTGCCCTGGACGCCGCCCTCGACGCGCAGTCGCTGGATGAGGTGGGCTTGATGATCTATACCTCGGGGTCGACCGGCAAGCCCAAGGGCGCCATGATCACTTATCGCAACATGCGCGGCGTCGCGCCGGGCATCGCCGAGCGCCTGGACATGGACGCGGCCACCGTGCACCTGTCGTACCTGCCGTTGTGCCACGTGGCCGAGCAGATGCTGTCGACCTTCGTGCCCGTGTACCTGGGCTCGCAGGTCAATTTCGGCGAATCGATACGCACCGTGCAGGAGGACCTGCGCGAGGTCGCGCCCACGGTATTCCTGGGCGTGCCGCGCATCTGGGAGAAGCTGCATGCCGCCATCTCGATCAAGATGCAGGAGGCGGGCAGGCCGCAGCAGTGGCTGTACCGGCGCTGCATGGCGGCCTGCGCGCCTTTCCACGAGAAGTCGCCGCGCCAGCGCAGCCTGCGCGAGCGCCTGGTGTATGCCTGCTGCTACTGGGTGATGCTGAGGGCGCTGCAGAACTTCATCGGTCTGCGACGCGTGCGCACCGCCATGACCGGAGCCGCGCCCATTTCCCCAGAGGTGGTGCGCTACTTCCGCACGCTGGGGGTGCCGCTGCTCGAGGTGTACGGCCTGACCGAGTCCACCGGCATGGTGTTCGGACAGCATCCCGACCGCGTGAAGGTGGGGACGGTGGGCGAGTCCATCGCGGGGGTGCAGTGGCGCGTGGGCGCGAAGGGCGAATTGCAGATACGCGGCGACATGGTGTTCGCCGGCTATTACAAGAATCCGGAGGCGAGCGCCGATACGGTGCGCGGCGGGTGGCTGCATACGGGCGACGTCGTGGCCGAGCAGGACGGACGGGTGCGCATCGTCGACCGCCTGAAGGACATCATGATCACCGCGGGAGGCAAGAACCTGACGCCGTCGGAGATCGAGAACGCGGTCAAGGGCAGTCCGTATATCAAGGAGTGCATCGTCATCGCCGATGGGCGGCGCTACGTCACGGCGCTGATCCAGCTGGAGTACGACACGGTGGGCAAATGGGCCGAATCGCGCGGCATCGCTTTCACCCATTTCCGGTCGCTGGCCGAGCATGCGCGCGTGCGCGAGCTGGTGCAGGACGAAGTGGCGCGCGCCAACGCGGGGCTGGCGCCCGTGGCGCAGATCAAGCGTTTCCACCTGCTGACCAAGGAGCTGGACCACGACGACGGTGAGGTCACGGCGACGATGAAGGTGCGCCGCGCCAGCATCTACCAGGCCTATGCGACGGAGATCGAGTCGCTTTATCGGGAGGCGGCGGCATGA
- the iscX gene encoding Fe-S cluster assembly protein IscX, which produces MKWTDTYDIAAALADAHPEVDPKTLRFTQLREWVMALPGFDDEPSRSGEKILEAIQMAWIEEAD; this is translated from the coding sequence ATGAAGTGGACCGACACCTACGACATCGCCGCGGCCTTGGCCGATGCGCATCCCGAGGTCGACCCCAAGACCCTGCGCTTCACGCAACTGCGTGAGTGGGTGATGGCGCTGCCGGGATTCGACGACGAGCCCTCGCGCAGCGGCGAGAAGATTCTCGAGGCCATCCAGATGGCATGGATCGAGGAAGCGGACTAG